The Mytilus galloprovincialis chromosome 4, xbMytGall1.hap1.1, whole genome shotgun sequence genome contains a region encoding:
- the LOC143070660 gene encoding uncharacterized protein LOC143070660: protein MLCYRFNKNRGFHLQTSRAKVYPFHELLELQSITPSAETFSIPSSVKTLQPRNHPFDKPERSKLTGTRRRVKSCISDPSMPARGIRPIRQFHRLAESKILPHVRKGLEFNDESEDI, encoded by the exons ATGTTATGCTACAGATTCAACAAAAACAG AGGATTTCATCTCCAAACAAGCAGAGCAAAAGTGTACCCTTTCCATGAACTATTGGAATTGCAAAGTATAACACCGTCAGCAGAAACCTTCAGTATCCCTTCTAGTGTCAAAACTTTACAACCAAG AAATCACCCATTTGATAAACCTGAGAGGTCAAAGTTAACGGGGACAAGACGACGAGTGAAATCTTGCATCAGTGATCCATCGATGCCAGCCAGAGGAATACGACCTATTCGCCAATTCCATCGGTTAGCTGAATCAAAAATACTTCCTCATGTTCGCAAAGGACTTGAATTCAATGACGAATCAGAGGATATTTAA